AAGTGAGGGTGAGGGCGACTAACAATTGTGGCAGCCATTTTTGGACTCCGCTGTGATTGTCTATAAAATAATGCTTCCTATGccgttttgtattttccattgatcgacttttcttaaggtttttaacaattgggttgtttataaaagagaaaaaagaaagagaagaaatatgaggttttttatagtttaacatataGAGCCggcttttctgatctccaacatatttttattttgtttgcaaactttttatttacatttttaaatagcaaacaataatacatttcaatcaatagaatgacactaacattcataaaATGACAGCTAAGCAGCATAAGAACatatttttagtcccatataaatttaaaatgcaagtcAAAAATAGTTCCAGGGCtccaaaaaatctgaaaatttggggttaggctcagttttttatgcagattcagaatatgtataaacattgatactcctaaaccagcggttctcaacctggagtACATGCACCCCTGgcggtaccttcgctggccccagggggtacttctgacaagaatgcgtaatggctatgttacaattccaatcaaaacttattgcttttctcaccgaagaatagactaccgtgcaaaTTTGTCGAAGCACCAAAACAATTGCTCACACGTTCAATTGTatagaaattagcgaaagcacaatccaaagcatcattcttgcaccttTTTTCACATCCCAAAAAGCTCTTTCTTGCAGTggagacgtcatccatatatgAAGAAACTGGTGGGAGAatattttggtgggacaatattttttgcatgggagtcgaatacggcgcaaaatttgcaatattgataaagttttgatgattgtgtaatttttgtttggaaacctcctttcaagaggttcggaaacctcctttcaagaggttcggaaacctcctttcaagaggttcggaaacctcctttcaagaggttcggaaacctcctttcaagaggttcggaaacctcctttcaagaggttcggaaacctcctttcaagaggttcggaaccctcctttcaagaggttcggaaccctcctttcaagaggttcggaaacctcctttcaagaggttcggaaacctcctttcaagaggttcggaaacctcctttcaagaggttcggaaacctcctttcaagaggttcggaatcctcctttcaagaggtttggaaacccCCTTTCAAGATGATCGgcaacctccttttaagaggtttggaatccttctttcaagaggttcggttTTAAAATGGTGCGGTAGCCTACTTGCAAGAGGTTTGAAAGGCTCCTTTCATGAGGTTCGGAAGCTTGTTACCAAAAACGGTAACAATAAGCAAAAAACGGACTCGAGATGCggtaatatcttcttcttctctatataataaaaatgaaatgatctgtgttcgtttccgcataactcgaaaacggttggatggattttcttcatatcTTCAGCACATATgctcgttatagtttccgacagCTTTATACGATGTTTTCTTATGCGAAAGTCACCAGTAAgcttgagtaaatcgtgaaaaactaaaactaagattcgtatgggaatttTGCAGTTCACAACGcccattttcgcctactatgggCAGGACGACGTCTgacgggtcgactagtataaaATAGTAATAAGTATATTTGCACTCAGTTAAAAAAGTAAGACCATGAATAAACACATCGATTTTAAATCAATGTGAGTATTCTGGCTTCGCAGTGCATGAATATGTACCACAAATACTTCACACACCCCTTTCAAGCATACTTTCAAaaagcttagaagcctcctttcgagtggctcgttagccgcctttcaagaggctcggaaacctcccttcaaaccccttggaagcctccttttaagtggctcgaaagctgcctttcaagaggctctgaaccCTATATTAAAGATGCTAGGGAGCCTCCCTTCAgcgacttggaagcctcctttcaagaggctcggaagcttccctaGAAGAGtcttggaattcttctttcaagaggcttggaagcttgctTCCAAAAAGCTTAGAAGCCTATTTTTAAGTGACTCGAAAGCCGACTTTCAACAGGCTCTAAATACTCCTTTCAAGAtattcggaagcctcccttcaagagactcggaattATCCCTataataggcttggaagcctcccttcaagatgctcggaaacctcctattcaaaaaaaaagtccTGTCTGCGAATAGGGCTCATTACGGACtttgtaaccagcttaagtcccgtagtctgcaaacgaagacgaAATTCGCGCTGTATATCACTCTGATtgttccggtggctttatacggaaatgaaacatgggcgttaaaggaggctgatcggagagcttccggagtgtttgagcgtcaGGTGCTAAATGAAGGGCTGAAAATGTTAAGCTTCGTATgacggaagaacgtcaagcgaagatagtATTCAGTAGAGAAACCGGAAGAtgccgtaggcttcgtggaaggccgcgtacacaatGGCtctttgcagttgaagaggacctagGGGGTCGCAACGTTcaaggcgactggaagcgattggcccaggatcgagtccagtggagaaggatactccattcggcgtaggttcatcgaagagctgtagcccgtcaagtatcaagtaagagcATGTATAGGCTATAGGCTCAacagttatggtcaaaatacttatttttttaatgaacgagaaaggcactctcaccgctaggtggactaATCAGAGCTAATCTTGTTACAAAGAATGTGATATtgcatttataaaaaatatcCATTTAGTTTTTCGacgacttctttatgcttattcTACTTTTGGTATACGCTCAACTTCAATCGGTTGAGTAGGGGTTAAGTTCGAGCATTCCCCTATTTTATCAGATGgtgcagaattttttttcatcggCTTCCCAGGACGAACATCTGCTTTACAAAAGAAACAATCGATTTGGTGATCTCGTGGTTGGGACCATTTCATAGGTGCAGACAGCTTAAAGGCACGCTGTTCACCCACACGTTGTTCTATAATATTaatcaaaaactatttttatatgaaaacagaagaaaaaccaaaaaaaaaacttactgtACAAATAGGTCGAACAACTGGAACAAATACGGCTGGGAACCCATGGCAGTTCCAATCCCTCGACAGTTATGCCAAAGGCCATTTTGTATGCCTCTTTTTGTTTATCAGTCATTATatgattcttgattcttctGTGTAAATAATCACCACACATGAAGCAAAAAGTGTCCACTTTATGCTTGCAGAATGACATCTCTGTTTCCTAAAAATAAAAGCAACCAGTtaaaatactagaataagatatagggggaaagacggctttggcaggttttgttctattattcacccctattcttgtttacggacgaacgaaactttcgaacgaatgcagttcgttcgaatcgttaccccatttgattttgctggcgtaaacgagaatgcgcatcagctttcgtttgaaagcgcgttcgtacgtaaacaagaattgTGATTGTCagggggggttttgtcgaccaaattttatgaaattttgccacaatattctttgacatgcaaagaatgttaggccaaatttgagcatggtCAGTCATAAAAAAGTCTGTGGAGACGCCAGACGACGTAACCTTCGGACGACGTAACCATTTAATTcctccacttgattgtaccttgatacgtatttcgacctcaacagtaaggccgtcttcagtgtctcgtacgggACTcgattcgagtcaagtacgagacactgaagacgaccttactgttgagatcgaactacgtatctgtcaaaggtacaatcaagtggtggatttAAATGGagttgtacgaactcgtcttagtACAAGCATAAATCCAGAATAAAAATCTCCTTAGTCCCCaggaaatatttattttcaggatttcattacATAGAATGATAACTATTTTAGAGCTAACAacatcttcgaaaattccttttatGAAATTTCTAGGAAGAAACCAAACACAGTGCCCATAATCACATCAAGTTAGAGAATCCATCATTGAAAGATTAAATATGCAACCATAACTTACCTCGGTATGCATGGTCAAGCGATACTTGTTTGATCTCTGAGCCGAAGATGTTTTACCATCCTGAGAACACTTAGAGGGAAGATGAATTTTCGTCTGTAATGAACCTCGTGATGATTTATTACGCCTTGGCAATAGAACTAAAATTTGGAGACCGTAGACATACCTTATGTAAATAAAGCTTCGCAAAAGAAGTAAACTTTAGTGCGCATTCGCCGCAAGCTACTTCTGTACAAGGATGAGCTGTGTCCTTGTGACAATGCAAAGCGTGTTCACTATTGTATTCTTTGGCACATTCGTCACATTTGAACATTCTGACAACAtccttttttctctttctttggTTTCCGAGGGGACGCCGACTATCATCGTCAGGTTGGCTGactatcaaataatcagaatagTTGCGTTGCACTTCAGGATGGAGTTTTTCCTGTAAGAATTTGCAAACATCTCGTTAGTTTCGCCAGGTAGTCATTGATAGTGTTGAATAAGAGATCCTGCAAAACACCAACCTTATGCTCGATCAATGGGTATTCATCGGGGAAACCTATTCGGCAGATGGCACAGAAATACAATTTGTGTCTTGCCTTAACGTGAGCGACCAGCTTTGCATTGGTAGGGCACAACAAAACGCAAAACGGGCATTGAATTGAACTCAGCGAATCCCCAAATGCACTATATTGCAAACGACTGGTCGGCACATGTTTTTCTTCCATTGCAGTTTTGTAGTCTTGTATATCATGGTTTGCGACAGTTTCTCTCACAGGCTCCCTATAATCCAATGCATGGCTTTCAGTTTCCGTTTTGAAAACCGTATTTTCCAGTTGTAAAGGCAGGTGTGTATTGTCACAACCATCGTCGTTCGTTTGCATTTCTTCCGCTTCCTTTAGTTTACTTGTCACAGGATCATTACCAGTTAATAAGTTCCCGTCCTCTTGTAACTCGGAATCCTCCAAGGAAATTTCCAATTTAATGTTAGACTCTGCGACATTCTCAGGTTCCTGCGCATCTGTAACACCACTGATGACAAACTCATAATCCAATGCATGGCTTTCAGTTTCCGTTTTGAGAACCGTATTTTCCAATAGTAAAGACACGTGTGTATTGTCACAACCATCGTCGTTTGTTTGCATTTCTTCCGCTTCCTGTAGTTTACTTGTCACAGGATCATTACCAGTTGATAAGTTCCCGTCCTCTTGTAACTCGGAATCCTCCAGCGTAATTTCCAATTTAATGTTAGACTCTGCGACATTCTCAGGTTCCTGCTGTTTGTGTTCCAGTTCTGTGGCGGTTACTACTTCGCAATTGAGCTGCAAACCGATGACTTGAAAATATCAATCGATACGTTGAAATCGTAAAAAAGGCGGAATGAGGGGAGAGGGGATCCCTCAAGTAAGGACCCATTGACAGTGATGAAGAATGACCCAGGATGAAAAATCACTATGATTAAGTTGTTCTAAAACATGTTATGATTGAATTCGATGatgtgttgcaagtcaccccgcagTAAGTGTTGCTTGCAACACCCatcattttaatattattttcatatttttattattgttgtatATCAGAttatatgtctaatcactaataTTAGGACCCATTAAAAGTATCATGTACTAGTAGAATGAATAAATCCTTTtaattcagaattattgagcgagaaacttgaaaagtgttgcaagtcaccccgtttgacggtatgctagcgtcgctccagaatgttgagcaaaaaaacatgaaaagttacatcaaaactgtaactttttgtattctgcaattttttttattatgtaatacaaaaatacttccacattcacataggatgatggttttacaaatatgtatAGGTACCCACTGATTTTGActcttagttagttatagttttctagaaatcaaaggggggcgttttggccaggtggggcgcattataccgtcttgcCCTAAATATTGAAAATGCATTTCTTCCTTTGCCTGTCAGTGTTGGTGATGTGAACTTTTATTCATCAACAATCCGTCATGGCCACGCagcgaaaattttattttgatttcagtttgggtatcaaaattcatggtTTTACGAGACGATGATTGCAGAAACATTTTCAGGATCAAAGTTTTCAATATCTTTCCCAAAGGTTTCAGGTCACATCTCTACGTTACAGCCATATAATTGACGGAAGAGTGTGGATTGGTACTGAATATTTTTTCGCAACATTTCATAAATATCACATTCTATGACTAACACCACTCTGTGTTTCGGAATTGAACTTCGTAATCAATCCAACAAAGAAAATACTGGTTTCTCAAAAAGCCATAGCTCCAGTTGtgataggaaaaatattttgagctttaagtggaatgtctttacttgtcataagacgagttcgtacaattccatttaattccaataCTTGATTGTACCTATGATACGTAAatatcgacctcaacagtaaggccgtcttcagcgtCTCGTACGGGACTcgattcgagtcaagtacgagacactgaagacgactttactgttgaggtcgaactaCGTAtatgtcaaaggtacaatcaagtggtggatttaaatggaattgtacgaactcgtcttatgacaaacaTAAATCCAGAACAAAAATCTCCTTAGTCCCCaggaaatatttattttcaggaTTTCAGTACATAGAATGATAACTATTTTAGCCCAAACAacacctttgaaaattccttttatGAAATTTCTAGGAAGAAACCAAACACAGTGCCCATAATCACATCAAGTTAGAGAATCCATCATTGAAAGATTAAATATGCAACCATAACTTACCTCGGTATGCATGGTCAAGCGATACTTGTTTGATCTCTGAGCCGAAGATGTTTTACCATCCTGAGAACACTTGAAGGAAAGGTGAATTTTCGTCTGTAATGAATCCCGTGATGATTAATTACGCCTTGGCAATAGAACTAAAATTTGGAGACCGTAGACATACCTTATGTAAATAAAGCTTCGCAAAAGAAGTAAACTTTAGTGCGCATTCGCCGCAAGCTACTTCTGTGCAAGGATGAGCTGTGTCCTTGTGACAATGCAAAGCGTGTTCACTATTGTATTCTTTGGCACATTGGTCACATTTGAACATTCTGACAACAtccttttttctctttctttggTTTCCGAGGGGACGCCGACTATCATCGTCAGGTTGGCTGactatcaaataatcagaacAGTTGCGTTGCACTTCAGGATGGAGTTTTTCCTGTAAGAATTAGAAAACATCTCGTTAGTTGTACCAGGTAGTCATTGATAGTGTCGAATAAGAGATCCTGCAAAACACCAACCTTATGCTCGATCAATGGGTATTCATCGGGGAAACCTATTCGGCAGATGGCACAGAAATACAATTTGTGTCTTGCCTTAACGTGAGCGACCAGCTTTGCATTGGTAGGGCACAACAAAACGCAAAACGGGCATTGAATTGAACTCAGCGAATCCCCAAATGCGCTATATTGCAAACGACTAGTTGGCACATGTTTTTCTTCCATTGCAGTTTTGTAGTCTTGTAGATCATGGTGTGCGACAGTTTCTCCCACAGGCGCATCTGTAACACCACTGATGACAAACCCATAATCCAACGCATGGCTTTCAGTTTCCGTTTTGAGAACCGTATTTTCCAATTGTAAAGACACGTGTGTATTGTCACAACCATCGTCGTTTGTTTGCATTTCTTCCGCTTCCTCTAGTTTACTTGTCACAGGATCATTACCAGTTGATAAGTTCCCGTCCTCTTGTAACTCGGAATCCTCCAGCGAAATTTCCAATTTAATGTTAGACTCTGCGACATTCTCAGGTTCCTGCTGTTTGTGTTCCAGTTCTGTGGCGGATACTACTTCACAATTGAGCTGCAAACATAAGTGAGATTTATCAATAATTTAAGAAACtgatatttgaagattttcattaGTTCAATTTAGCTTACCAAAGTTTGCTTGTTATCGGTTTCGGTAGACATGGCCGTTGTTTGAATTCGCATAAAACGTATAAAACATCAATCAGTCCCGCCTTTTTCTGCTGAATCTATATTTAATACAAACCATTAGTAGTATGTTATGATAAGATACAATACGGTTCTAACATGTTATTGGATTATTTCAAGTCTACATCTTTTAGtatgtaataataataatagacaGAAGGTAgaacataaaaataaacaaaaacaacgAACATTTTGTGTATTCAGAAAAGATTAATCCAAGCAAAAACAAGAAGAAGTTTACCGATGGTGTTAATTTTGATAGTTTGCAcggcacagcataggaagatcaccttaaaatgcttataatttttttttaacaatttggaattaaaatttgttttatgtacgatacggaaaagTATAAAACTATATGATAGATAAATTTTCGTAAAATATATCAAGAAATAGAAATATGTACTAAATATGTACTTCACAGCTATTCCCGTATCGCATATCAATCAGTTTTCAATTACATTTcgattagatttttttataagcATTTGAAGATAGTCTTCGCATGCTGTGCCGTGGGAGCTATCAAAATTAACACCATCAGTTGACTTCTCCTTATTTTTACATGGATTCGTCTATTATGAGTTTAAACATAGCTAAATTTGTTACACTCTCTCAGCTCTCAACTCTCACCAATGAAAGCAAACCAGCACAGCCCTGTTTGCACTGAAAATTGTATTCATATCGATGCTATCGTTACATTGGTTAACATTGTTTATGATTTatgaaaaaacgagcaatgggtaatgtttttaacataaccgcgagtagacttaggacttgtataaacgtaacgtatttacatttaacttctatcttttggatctatggagtttgattataggtattgatattggaaacgaaaaCTTCCATtatgtgtagaattattagctatttgtttattcaaaacttctggaaataaaactcataattaaatacataattagaattgctttgcttatttactcaagcaaatgtaggacatttatagatttcttattgatgatgagtatagatagtagaatctatagatagtggaatatatagatgagcgaagataaatcctctgtctccaaacgaactgtcaaacgtgtctccaaacgagcatgacgtcacgatttcaatggaaacgttaagggctgtgacgtcaaatttgcgtgtgcacgggcaaaaaaatcgactcagccatgctttcgctcatctatagattctactatctatagtgcaCACGCACAGTTTAATCTagttctatttataaaattttcagactatgctattttaggggaactgtcccgttttccaaacaaagaaatacagaaccaatttcgttgcttctttttgctaacatgcgtgcttactgctgaaaaaatcacaaaaaataagaaagaagtcaaggagcagtaacccttctacaatagaggaggtactgctaatacgtcaacgaaaaattattcaatgttttgattccaaactccgagtcgaCGTCAAgtttagagcaagattaccggtggtgagtttaagccgtttggcagcgcagtaacATTACTtgcattacttgacactttgctataacagtagcgcgactgacaggtgaccaaatttggtagcgcgataagagcgctgctatttgatgaactgtcaactgtcaaacgtcactgGTACGGaatagggatcctatattaagagatgtgcgaatacttttccagacgatttagcaacgctgttactttcgtaaacaaacgctgccagcacttgccgcagtaaaaaatgtttaggcttgcacatgactttacattcgaagacactttttgattattttgtctatcctctagcagtgcattttcgctagaattaaagagcaatacgaatgaacacgatataaggcatcaactagactactttcacttacgaaagcaaaacaaattgttaatataggatccctagtgaAAGAAGTCATCGAGGTTGATCTTAAGCTCATGATGGTGGATGTCAGAAATATTCAACTGCACAACTTGAGAAACTGTGTACTCATCGAGTTGAACGATGCAGGCTTGGCATTACGGCTGCAAAAAGAGCATCATCTCCGAGACACATTCCGATGCCAGGGTGTGAAATATTCTATCCCTGTGTATGTAGATGGCCCCACCACAACCGTAAGGCTTCATGACCTGCCACCatgtaggggaagaggtggtaaaatgaacaggggTGGTAATATGAACAGTTggctatatttatattaaaCCACTATTTAGGCGTATATTAATCATGCACACATTttcctcgaaataaaataaggtacctgagctaatattttggttttgagaccgaacgaatagctattactatccaaaatatcaaaaggggccgtaaaaatagggtctgatgtaatttttTACCATTATTCCGCAAGctttaattcttaataaattcataataacattgATTTAAACCGGATCTAACCACAGCGGCAAATAGGacaaccttcacaaagatgttgcaggggtaaatagtaaaattataggtttgcatagttagaggaagagttatttatcacaaggcacatatgggggtaaaatgaacacttgtatcaaactttcacaaatttatggtaaaagttatgcgattgtgaagcggaagttcaagaatcaaaccatatcaaataaccaagaaaaaactttgaatatgtaaatttagttaaaaaataattgatattttaaaactttttaacttctttttattattttcataattaagagcttttcaaaagttataccagatttttcaaaaggctctcgtAATCTCAATTAGTTGTATATACAGTGCCAgagtaaaaaaagaaaattaaatgtttcaaaagggtttaagaagcgatgttcattttaccaccaggcagtgttcattttacccgcactatttttgtacatacgaaatttcgatgttttttatttcgatgaaaaactatataaaacaatgtttattagcgaaaaaaatgttcagtgcaataagaatatgagttaaattgctgaaccaagtggtaaaactagcaaattatcctcgttttatgattgaattcagcgcaagtccttaacgtgttcattttaccacctgttcCCCTATGTTTAACACAACCATCACCCAACATAAGGAGCAATATGGAAAAGTGATCTCCATTCAAAACGAAGTATGGAAGAACTTCTTCCCTGGGATACCAAACGGTGTCAGAGCGATACGAATGAGGATGGAGGTACAAATACCATCGCGTATAGTAATTGgagattaaaggttgcatgaagaagaagaagtcgaaggatgatattagaaaaatattgcacggggaagcacacggaaatttttttaaaactcttctcaaaaattctagaagcgatttaattaaaaacggaaagcagtacggagttggacttttcttatactgtgtattagatatgatatcataaaataaaatttgaaatcgaaaaattgcgttcattatgcagtagaaggatagtccaaccccgtactgctaaccgtttttaattaaattgctcctagaatttttgagaagagttttaaaaaacttcccgtatgcCTCCCCTCCccatgcaatatttttcaaatatcatccttcgacttcttcttcttcatgcaacctttaatcgtcaaTAAAAAACGAATCTACACTCGTAACTTTCCGATGCCAAAGTAAACAAGTGACACCGAGCGGAGGATCTGAGACTCAGCAAGAAAAACGAACAGTTTCAAACACCGCCGAACGACAGAGCAAAGACGTGGACGAAAATTGCAACGATACAGCTGAAGCTACCCCGCATGCGGCAGATCTCAACTCAAGCGACAACGAatctaatgatgatgatgatgacgcacACATCGACCCACAGCCCGGAACCACAGCAAAGAGGCGGTTGTCGACTGGGACAAATGAATCGAATTCGAATGAAGCTAGATGCGAACAAGATCGGAAGTATAACATAGTGTGTTCGGATATCACCAATCTTTCTAGCGAAACACAGTTTTGTTGTTTGTCGCTCTAAGCTGAAAGATATATTTAACGTTAATAATCACTTCGCTATACTTCCATAATGACTACAAACTCACAATTTTGGTGTTCTACCACAAAGCGCAGGTTATGTATATCCCTCTCCTTCTTCTCGACGACAATGTGCAGATCGATTCCAGTAATCCTATCTTTAAATTCAATTGGGTCAACAGAGCCACATCTTTTATATTGTAATGAAAAACTTACAAGTAAACCGGTTTGTTACTGGTATCTCCAAGTATTCCGGCGAGAACGAAAACTGCTTGATCTACCACCAACAGTCTACACTACCTCCTACATATAATGCCAGTCACAGTTAATACATGATTAtcgtaattaaattgattttcataCCTTGATATTTCGAATTCATTGACCGATCATCTTTTAATCGCTAACCAACTAATAATGAAATAGGAATATTTTACAAATTTCCTCGATGTCTGATATCAAATTCAACTAATTTATCCAATACGTAAGATAGCTAGTCATCCTCGATCTGTCATTTCGTTTTGTCTTTCCTTCGTTCGCACTAACCATTTTTACTGACATATGTCCCTGTCATCGACTTGCCCAATACGATAATTTTAGCAACAATACAATCTAACAAGAGGCTGACTGCTGGACGTAACATCCCCCTCCCTAAAAGGTAGTGAAAGCTAAGCCTATTGGACATCTTTACTAGGTACTCCTACGTCCAGTGATGCAAGTTTCACCGCAGGCCTTCTGTACACTCCTGTAGCTGTACGAACCAAAGC
The nucleotide sequence above comes from Armigeres subalbatus isolate Guangzhou_Male chromosome 3, GZ_Asu_2, whole genome shotgun sequence. Encoded proteins:
- the LOC134227400 gene encoding zinc finger protein 62-like, with product MRIQTTAMSTETDNKQTLLNCEVVSATELEHKQQEPENVAESNIKLEISLEDSELQEDGNLSTGNDPVTSKLEEAEEMQTNDDGCDNTHVSLQLENTVLKTETESHALDYGFVISGVTDAPVGETVAHHDLQDYKTAMEEKHVPTSRLQYSAFGDSLSSIQCPFCVLLCPTNAKLVAHVKARHKLYFCAICRIGFPDEYPLIEHKEKLHPEVQRNCSDYLIVSQPDDDSRRPLGNQRKRKKDVVRMFKCDQCAKEYNSEHALHCHKDTAHPCTEVACGECALKFTSFAKLYLHKTKIHLSFKCSQDGKTSSAQRSNKYRLTMHTELNCEVVTATELEHKQQEPENVAESNIKLEITLEDSELQEDGNLSTGNDPVTSKLQEAEEMQTNDDGCDNTHVSLLLENTVLKTETESHALDYEFVISGVTDAQEPENVAESNIKLEISLEDSELQEDGNLLTGNDPVTSKLKEAEEMQTNDDGCDNTHLPLQLENTVFKTETESHALDYREPVRETVANHDIQDYKTAMEEKHVPTSRLQYSAFGDSLSSIQCPFCVLLCPTNAKLVAHVKARHKLYFCAICRIGFPDEYPLIEHKEKLHPEVQRNYSDYLIVSQPDDDSRRPLGNQRKRKKDVVRMFKCDECAKEYNSEHALHCHKDTAHPCTEVACGECALKFTSFAKLYLHKTKIHLPSKCSQDGKTSSAQRSNKYRLTMHTEETEMSFCKHKVDTFCFMCGDYLHRRIKNHIMTDKQKEAYKMAFGITVEGLELPWVPSRICSSCSTYLYKQRVGEQRAFKLSAPMKWSQPRDHQIDCFFCKADVRPGKPMKKNSAPSDKIGECSNLTPTQPIEVERIPKVE